Proteins co-encoded in one Spirosoma endbachense genomic window:
- a CDS encoding class I SAM-dependent methyltransferase, producing the protein MQLSEAIALIEGGHYQSASTSRWVDLGCGKGLFTRALASYQQPGSTIYAVDTDYLALETLTDYQEVTIETLCCDFIRDEWYFYDLDGILMANSLHYVQDKPTFIQRAIRHLNESGVFLLVEYDTETANPWVPYPISFKSLTRLFGEAGFHSVEKLRERPSLYGRANLYSAFISK; encoded by the coding sequence ATGCAACTGAGCGAGGCAATAGCCCTGATCGAGGGCGGTCACTATCAATCAGCATCAACGTCCAGATGGGTCGATTTGGGCTGTGGTAAAGGGCTGTTTACCCGCGCTTTGGCCAGTTATCAACAACCCGGCAGTACGATTTATGCTGTTGATACCGATTATCTGGCGCTCGAAACACTCACCGATTATCAGGAGGTAACGATCGAAACACTTTGCTGTGATTTTATACGGGACGAATGGTATTTCTATGACCTCGATGGAATCCTGATGGCGAATTCGCTGCATTATGTTCAGGATAAACCGACTTTTATTCAGCGAGCCATTCGCCACCTAAACGAATCGGGCGTTTTTTTGCTTGTCGAATATGATACCGAAACGGCAAATCCCTGGGTACCTTATCCAATCAGTTTTAAATCATTAACTCGCTTATTCGGTGAAGCGGGCTTTCATTCTGTCGAAAAACTACGGGAGCGGCCCTCTCTATACGGGCGGGCAAATCTCTACTCGGCATTCATCAGTAAATGA
- a CDS encoding nuclear transport factor 2-like protein, which translates to MNNLSAKLTNPIVKAVVNALANGDPKAWFSLFTADAELYDDGNKLDFVKWSNGVLKNHEHFTSIGVDDNGLTLYGRYHSDQWGDFSTYFKIHLNKENKVIRLEVGQAN; encoded by the coding sequence ATGAATAACCTCTCCGCGAAACTGACCAACCCAATTGTAAAAGCAGTTGTTAATGCCTTAGCCAATGGCGATCCTAAAGCATGGTTTTCGCTCTTTACAGCCGATGCTGAATTATATGATGATGGCAATAAACTGGACTTTGTGAAATGGTCGAATGGTGTATTGAAAAACCATGAGCATTTTACCAGTATCGGGGTAGACGATAATGGGCTCACCCTGTATGGCAGATACCATTCAGACCAGTGGGGTGATTTCAGCACCTATTTTAAAATCCACCTCAATAAAGAAAACAAGGTTATCCGCCTTGAAGTAGGTCAGGCAAACTAA
- a CDS encoding DoxX family protein encodes MTIALKIINTALILFALYMGIKQGWAMFTGKPEMTEMFSKWAIGKTGLMALGFFTMLGAVLVLFPKTFVWGNFITAAGILVIIAFHLKDKDLKGVAIELPFFLLSLLIIYLQHPLANE; translated from the coding sequence ATGACCATAGCACTTAAAATTATCAATACGGCCCTGATCCTTTTTGCCCTGTACATGGGCATTAAGCAAGGTTGGGCCATGTTTACGGGCAAACCCGAAATGACCGAGATGTTCAGTAAATGGGCCATCGGAAAAACCGGCCTGATGGCGCTCGGCTTTTTTACCATGCTCGGGGCGGTGCTCGTATTATTCCCCAAAACGTTTGTCTGGGGGAATTTTATCACGGCGGCCGGTATACTTGTCATTATTGCTTTTCACCTGAAAGACAAGGATCTGAAAGGAGTAGCTATTGAACTACCCTTCTTTTTATTGTCGCTGCTAATCATTTACCTGCAACACCCATTGGCAAATGAATAA
- a CDS encoding 50S ribosomal protein L25/general stress protein Ctc — MKKIEIVGYQRANLGRTESQAIRAEGNVPCVLYGGQEQVHFYAPAILFRDLLYSPNIYEVALNIEGAEYRAVLQEAQFHPVSDTLLHADFLLVTDGKPVKVAVPVRLIGTAPGVQKGGKLVTRVRKLRVKGTVENIPDFIDVDVSGLDLGKSVRVGQITVKNIELLEQASNPVASIEIPRALRGQVSAK, encoded by the coding sequence ATGAAAAAAATCGAGATTGTAGGGTATCAACGAGCGAATCTCGGCCGCACGGAATCACAAGCGATTCGGGCCGAGGGCAATGTTCCGTGCGTATTGTACGGTGGTCAGGAACAAGTGCATTTTTATGCACCCGCTATTCTGTTCCGTGATTTGCTGTATTCGCCCAATATTTACGAAGTAGCGCTCAATATTGAGGGTGCTGAGTATCGGGCAGTGCTTCAGGAAGCACAATTCCACCCTGTGAGCGACACTCTGTTGCACGCTGATTTCCTGCTGGTAACTGATGGCAAGCCCGTTAAGGTTGCGGTTCCGGTTCGGTTGATTGGCACGGCTCCAGGTGTACAAAAAGGGGGTAAACTGGTGACCCGCGTTCGGAAACTGCGCGTAAAAGGCACCGTTGAAAACATTCCTGATTTTATTGACGTTGACGTTTCAGGTCTAGATCTGGGAAAATCTGTTCGCGTTGGTCAGATCACGGTAAAAAATATCGAGCTGCTCGAGCAAGCGTCAAACCCAGTGGCCAGCATTGAAATCCCACGTGCACTGCGTGGTCAGGTTTCGGCCAAATAA
- a CDS encoding ribose-phosphate pyrophosphokinase produces the protein MASFNPVKIFSGSQSTYLAEKIAHYYGKDLGGYTCRRFSDGEMSPSFEESVRGCDVFLIQSTPPPGDNLLELLLMVDAARRASAHYVTVVIPYFGYARQDRKDKPRVSIAAKLVANMLAASGADRLMTIDLHAGQIQGFFDFPVDHLEGTSVFVPYIKSLNLENLVVASPDVGGANRARTFAKHFNADIVLCDKHRKRANEIASMQVIGDVEGANVVLVDDLIDTGGTMAKAAQIIMEKGAASVRAVCTHPIMSGKAHENISNSVLEELVVADTLPMKQPNEKIRVLSVAELFAKAIGRIRDHESISSLFIKY, from the coding sequence ATGGCTTCGTTCAATCCGGTTAAGATTTTTTCAGGGAGTCAATCCACTTACTTAGCCGAAAAAATCGCGCACTATTACGGTAAAGACTTAGGCGGCTACACTTGTCGGCGATTCAGCGACGGCGAGATGTCGCCCAGTTTTGAAGAGTCGGTTCGGGGTTGTGATGTATTTTTAATTCAGTCGACTCCTCCTCCCGGCGACAACCTGCTGGAATTACTGCTGATGGTTGATGCCGCCCGGCGCGCTTCAGCCCACTATGTCACCGTTGTAATTCCGTATTTTGGGTATGCCCGTCAGGACCGGAAAGACAAACCCCGTGTATCAATTGCGGCCAAATTAGTAGCGAATATGCTGGCCGCATCGGGTGCAGATCGACTGATGACGATTGACCTGCACGCAGGACAGATTCAGGGCTTTTTTGACTTCCCGGTCGATCACCTGGAAGGAACATCAGTTTTTGTACCCTACATAAAAAGCCTTAATCTGGAGAATCTGGTCGTTGCCTCTCCCGATGTGGGTGGTGCAAACCGGGCCCGTACCTTCGCCAAGCATTTCAATGCCGACATTGTGCTTTGCGATAAGCACCGTAAGCGGGCAAATGAAATTGCTTCCATGCAGGTAATCGGGGACGTTGAAGGGGCTAATGTGGTACTCGTAGACGACTTGATCGATACGGGTGGTACGATGGCTAAAGCGGCTCAGATCATCATGGAAAAAGGGGCTGCGTCTGTTCGGGCGGTGTGTACACACCCGATTATGTCGGGCAAAGCACACGAGAACATTTCGAATTCGGTGCTGGAGGAGCTGGTTGTGGCGGATACACTGCCGATGAAGCAGCCAAACGAAAAAATCAGAGTGCTGTCTGTTGCGGAGCTTTTTGCCAAAGCCATCGGCCGCATTCGGGATCATGAATCTATTAGTTCACTGTTTATAAAGTATTGA
- a CDS encoding acyl-CoA dehydrogenase family protein codes for MIKTATTTSSGTSWLADADKMNELINRIAGTAAQTDDDEIFPEAVFDWLAEAGLLAVTLPDRELDTGQLLHLLKRIGTGNLAVGRIYEGHINALNLIALYASPNQKRVWNDDAQEYNRLFSVWNTQADDGIRIHAIGEGRYRLEGAKTFCSGAGWIHRPLVTGELVGADAHGWQMCVIPTERVKPIMQDKTFWQPLGMRASVSYKLDFTGVEIDEADLLGQPGDYFRQPHFSGGAIRFAAVQLGGAEALLNETRALLASMNRTDDVFQKTRLAEMACLVESGNQWITVAGAKTDEWLGREKETDRIVAYANMTRTAIEEICLRVMQLAERSVGARGLMRPLPFERLHRDLTFYLRQPAPDATIAAIGHYVLNNHANAHDLWR; via the coding sequence ATGATAAAGACTGCAACAACCACATCATCAGGAACGTCATGGTTGGCTGATGCCGATAAAATGAACGAATTAATCAACAGAATTGCCGGTACTGCCGCTCAAACGGATGATGACGAAATCTTTCCCGAGGCTGTGTTCGATTGGTTGGCAGAAGCAGGCTTGCTGGCAGTTACTTTGCCTGATCGTGAGTTAGATACAGGCCAGTTGCTGCATTTGCTGAAACGTATTGGAACCGGAAACCTAGCGGTTGGGCGGATTTATGAAGGCCATATTAATGCACTAAACTTAATTGCTTTATATGCCAGCCCCAATCAGAAGCGGGTCTGGAACGACGACGCTCAGGAGTACAACCGACTCTTTAGTGTCTGGAATACGCAGGCAGATGATGGCATTCGAATTCATGCCATCGGTGAAGGTCGATATCGACTGGAAGGGGCAAAAACGTTTTGTTCCGGAGCCGGTTGGATTCATCGCCCACTCGTAACGGGTGAGCTGGTCGGGGCTGATGCACACGGATGGCAGATGTGTGTTATTCCGACGGAACGTGTCAAACCGATTATGCAGGACAAGACCTTCTGGCAACCGCTGGGAATGCGGGCGTCGGTCAGTTATAAACTTGATTTTACGGGTGTCGAAATTGACGAGGCTGATTTGCTTGGCCAACCTGGTGATTATTTTCGACAGCCTCATTTTAGTGGCGGAGCCATCCGATTTGCGGCTGTGCAACTGGGCGGGGCCGAAGCTTTATTGAATGAAACGAGAGCACTTCTGGCATCGATGAATCGTACCGATGACGTGTTTCAGAAAACGCGGCTCGCCGAAATGGCTTGTCTTGTAGAGTCTGGCAACCAGTGGATTACGGTGGCGGGGGCAAAGACGGATGAGTGGCTCGGGCGTGAAAAAGAAACCGATCGGATTGTTGCTTACGCTAATATGACCCGAACGGCCATCGAAGAAATCTGTCTGCGTGTGATGCAACTGGCTGAACGATCAGTAGGAGCACGGGGGCTCATGCGGCCACTTCCATTTGAGCGACTTCATCGGGATCTGACATTCTACCTCCGTCAACCTGCTCCCGATGCGACGATCGCTGCGATTGGCCATTATGTACTCAATAACCACGCAAATGCACATGATCTCTGGCGTTGA
- a CDS encoding PIG-L deacetylase family protein, producing the protein MHMISGVDKAQFLEKLAVPIDPAELGELLVIAPHPDDESLGCGGTIALLRQQGYSVHVLFVSDGTMSHPNSWAYPAERLRQLRESEAVDALRILHVLPDTITFMRQKDTQVPMPDSAGFSDSVDFVYELIRQVNPKTVLVPWRRDPHRDHRASWQILMAALGRFSSPPRILEYLIWLWELGDENDMPRADEMKVWCVPIEKVMDQRRQAIASHRSQVSRLIHDDPTAFYLSPELLTHFDAPRELFLEEI; encoded by the coding sequence ATGCACATGATCTCTGGCGTTGATAAAGCCCAATTTCTGGAAAAACTGGCTGTTCCCATCGACCCGGCCGAACTTGGTGAGCTGCTGGTGATTGCGCCCCATCCCGATGATGAATCGCTCGGCTGTGGCGGTACCATTGCCCTACTGCGTCAGCAAGGCTATAGCGTTCATGTTCTGTTTGTGAGCGATGGGACAATGTCGCATCCAAATTCGTGGGCTTATCCTGCCGAACGGCTACGCCAGCTGCGTGAGTCAGAAGCGGTGGATGCCCTTCGTATTCTGCATGTATTGCCGGATACCATCACATTCATGCGCCAGAAAGATACACAGGTTCCCATGCCGGATAGCGCTGGTTTTAGCGACTCGGTTGATTTTGTTTATGAATTGATTAGACAGGTTAACCCCAAAACGGTATTGGTTCCGTGGCGCCGTGATCCACACCGGGATCATCGGGCATCCTGGCAAATTCTGATGGCAGCTTTAGGCCGGTTTTCCAGTCCCCCCCGAATACTGGAATATCTGATCTGGTTGTGGGAGCTGGGCGATGAAAATGACATGCCCAGGGCCGATGAGATGAAGGTATGGTGCGTACCGATTGAAAAGGTAATGGATCAGCGCAGACAGGCCATAGCGAGTCATCGTTCACAGGTTAGCCGGTTGATCCATGATGACCCCACGGCTTTTTACCTTTCGCCGGAATTACTGACTCATTTTGATGCACCCCGTGAATTGTTTCTGGAAGAAATCTAA
- a CDS encoding class I SAM-dependent DNA methyltransferase, with protein sequence MSSLPTTYFDDVYRASIDPWSFETSPYEKAKYEATLAALSKNHYRNAFEIGCSIGVLSQMLAQRCDKLLAVDASELPLETARKRLAPYSQVTTRQMSIPNEFPDQQFDLILLSEVGYYLALDDLKRTRQLMIDHLEIGGHLLLVHWTPFVPDYPLTGDQVHEQFMEATGEGNSLTHLSGQRTDKYRLDLFRRT encoded by the coding sequence ATGTCAAGTCTGCCAACCACCTATTTCGACGATGTTTATCGAGCCAGCATTGATCCCTGGTCGTTTGAGACGAGTCCTTATGAAAAGGCCAAGTACGAAGCTACACTGGCTGCTTTATCGAAAAATCATTACAGAAATGCATTTGAGATTGGCTGTTCCATTGGGGTGTTGAGCCAAATGCTGGCACAACGATGTGACAAACTTCTGGCTGTAGATGCCAGTGAGCTGCCACTTGAAACTGCCCGAAAGCGGCTGGCTCCTTATTCGCAGGTGACAACCAGGCAGATGAGTATTCCAAACGAATTTCCAGATCAACAATTCGATCTTATTTTGCTATCGGAGGTTGGGTATTATCTGGCACTGGATGATTTAAAACGGACAAGGCAATTGATGATTGATCATCTGGAAATTGGAGGGCACTTGCTACTTGTTCACTGGACACCCTTCGTGCCTGATTATCCGTTGACTGGCGATCAGGTTCATGAACAATTTATGGAAGCGACTGGTGAGGGAAACTCCTTAACTCATCTGTCAGGACAACGAACGGATAAATACAGACTGGATCTTTTCAGGAGAACTTAG
- a CDS encoding glycosyltransferase, protein MQTEVNHLLEYPILFPAPPSALLQLSVIVPVRNEAHHLIQTLDALRNQQDGTGAPLNTAIYEVLLLANNCSDQSYIVAKHYQQNYPNFPLHIAQIELPAARATIGTVRRLLMDEAHRRLTNSGHSCGIIASTDGDTVVDSRWIYYIMLEIANGNDAVGGRILTHPDPGKVRLYHLRDVMYRTLVAKTEALLDPSPHDPWPRHFQHFGASIAVTCRMYEQAGRLPEKPFLEDEAFYKALLRMDARVRQSPAVKVFTSTRMDGRVAVGFSEQLRYWADLNQAGKQQIVEPGDAIITKFQNRQKLRVWWQIREQSPDLNDLVPIAHALRLEPNWLNDELRRSCFFGQLWERIEEKMAQSDWANHWPLVPITSAIQHLRHFCKLYSAF, encoded by the coding sequence ATGCAAACCGAAGTAAATCATCTTCTGGAATACCCGATTTTATTTCCTGCCCCCCCCTCCGCCTTGTTGCAACTAAGTGTAATTGTTCCGGTTCGTAATGAAGCTCATCACCTGATTCAAACGCTGGATGCTCTTCGTAATCAGCAGGATGGCACGGGCGCACCACTGAATACGGCCATTTATGAAGTATTGCTCCTGGCCAATAACTGTTCGGACCAATCCTATATTGTTGCCAAACATTATCAGCAGAACTATCCGAATTTTCCGCTACATATTGCCCAGATTGAACTGCCCGCAGCCAGGGCAACGATTGGTACAGTGCGACGGCTTCTTATGGATGAAGCACACCGTCGGCTGACAAACTCCGGTCATTCGTGCGGTATCATTGCGTCAACCGATGGCGATACGGTGGTCGATAGCCGCTGGATTTACTACATCATGCTCGAAATAGCCAACGGAAATGATGCTGTTGGCGGCCGGATACTGACTCACCCTGATCCGGGTAAAGTACGTCTCTATCACCTGCGCGATGTGATGTATCGGACACTGGTAGCCAAAACCGAAGCGCTGCTTGATCCTTCTCCCCACGATCCGTGGCCCCGGCATTTTCAGCATTTTGGAGCCAGTATTGCGGTTACCTGCCGGATGTATGAGCAGGCCGGTCGCTTACCGGAAAAGCCATTTCTGGAAGATGAAGCTTTCTACAAAGCACTGCTGCGAATGGATGCCCGCGTCCGCCAAAGCCCAGCGGTAAAAGTATTTACATCAACTCGTATGGACGGACGTGTTGCCGTTGGCTTTTCTGAGCAGTTGCGCTATTGGGCTGATCTCAATCAGGCTGGAAAGCAGCAAATTGTTGAACCAGGCGACGCAATCATTACGAAGTTTCAAAACCGGCAAAAACTTCGGGTGTGGTGGCAGATCAGGGAGCAATCGCCAGACTTAAATGACCTGGTGCCAATTGCACACGCTTTACGGCTAGAGCCAAACTGGCTAAACGATGAGCTAAGGAGAAGTTGTTTTTTCGGGCAATTGTGGGAGCGAATAGAAGAAAAAATGGCTCAGAGCGATTGGGCCAACCACTGGCCGTTGGTGCCAATTACAAGCGCCATTCAGCATCTGCGCCACTTTTGCAAATTGTATAGCGCTTTCTAA
- a CDS encoding phosphatase PAP2 family protein, producing the protein MRDAINQLDTDLFLWLNGLYASWLDPIMIFATERNTWFPFYALLIGWLTFRYRKQAIWMVLTLAAAVAISDQTASALLKPLTLRLRPCHVPVLQKFIHPVLECGGLYGFASSHAANTFALATGLWLLVGKQYPWTKWIFLWAVFVSYSRIYVAAHYPLDVLAGAGIGVLAATLCVFILRTVQTRFTHRNVV; encoded by the coding sequence TTGCGCGACGCGATTAACCAACTCGACACCGATCTGTTTTTGTGGCTCAATGGCCTCTACGCATCCTGGCTTGATCCGATCATGATCTTTGCAACGGAGCGAAACACCTGGTTTCCTTTTTACGCACTGCTCATCGGCTGGCTCACCTTCCGCTATCGGAAACAGGCGATCTGGATGGTATTAACCTTAGCCGCAGCCGTAGCGATCAGTGACCAGACGGCATCGGCTCTGCTGAAGCCGCTCACGCTTCGGTTACGTCCCTGCCACGTTCCGGTTCTGCAAAAATTTATCCATCCTGTCCTGGAATGCGGTGGTTTATACGGGTTTGCCTCATCGCATGCGGCCAACACATTTGCCCTGGCAACGGGCCTCTGGCTACTTGTAGGAAAGCAATATCCGTGGACTAAATGGATTTTCCTATGGGCCGTTTTCGTTTCGTATAGTCGTATCTATGTTGCGGCTCACTATCCGCTCGATGTGCTGGCAGGAGCCGGAATTGGCGTATTGGCGGCCACCTTATGTGTGTTTATCCTGCGTACCGTACAGACTCGGTTTACTCATCGAAATGTAGTCTAA
- a CDS encoding sugar phosphate isomerase/epimerase family protein has protein sequence MLNLGFVSAILADYDLNGVLKFAADNNFKCVELMCWPSGNADARRYAGVTHIDVDNLNVEQVHTLTRLYGVSISGLGYYPNPLDPNPEQAEFYREHIKKIIRAAAKLGVPVVNTFIGRNWSLSVADNLKLYAEHWPAIIRGAEENNIRIGIENCPMWFTDDEWPGGKNLATTPAIWDRLFEIIPSRALGLNYDPSHLIWQMMDEVKPIYDYRDRLHHIHLKDVKLYPDKLNRVGIMANPLEYHSPKLPGLGDVRWRDFFAALTDVRYRGPVCIEVEDKAFEGSADDVHTAILTARNYLSQFLVL, from the coding sequence ATGCTAAACCTCGGCTTTGTATCGGCTATTCTGGCCGATTATGATTTGAATGGAGTTCTGAAATTTGCGGCTGACAACAACTTCAAATGCGTTGAATTGATGTGTTGGCCCAGCGGGAACGCCGATGCCCGTCGCTACGCGGGCGTAACACACATTGATGTCGACAATCTGAATGTCGAGCAGGTTCACACATTAACGCGGCTCTATGGTGTATCGATCTCCGGCCTGGGCTACTATCCGAATCCGCTCGACCCTAACCCCGAGCAGGCTGAGTTTTATCGGGAACATATCAAGAAAATCATTCGGGCAGCGGCCAAACTAGGCGTACCCGTAGTAAATACATTTATTGGTCGCAACTGGTCGCTGAGCGTAGCCGATAACCTGAAGCTATATGCCGAACACTGGCCTGCGATCATCAGGGGGGCCGAAGAAAACAACATCCGGATTGGGATTGAAAACTGTCCGATGTGGTTTACGGATGACGAGTGGCCGGGCGGAAAAAACCTCGCCACGACCCCAGCCATCTGGGATCGGCTATTTGAGATCATTCCATCGCGGGCTTTGGGGCTGAATTATGACCCCAGCCATTTAATCTGGCAAATGATGGACGAGGTAAAACCTATTTACGATTACCGCGATCGTCTGCATCACATCCATCTCAAAGACGTTAAACTCTATCCCGACAAATTAAACCGCGTTGGCATTATGGCCAATCCACTGGAATACCACTCGCCCAAGCTACCTGGTCTGGGCGATGTGCGCTGGCGCGATTTTTTCGCGGCATTGACCGATGTTCGCTATCGGGGTCCGGTTTGCATCGAAGTTGAAGATAAAGCCTTTGAAGGCAGTGCCGATGACGTGCACACGGCTATTCTGACCGCCCGGAACTACCTGAGTCAATTCTTAGTGTTATGA
- the deoC gene encoding deoxyribose-phosphate aldolase, producing the protein MNPLPIHDIAKLIDHALLHPTQTDAELRAGCQVALAYNVASVCIKPYAVSMAAKLLAGSSVRVGTVIGFPHGSNALSLKLAETVQACRDGAVEIDMVVNIGKALSKDWSYISDEIRAVFYTCQEFGAILKVIFETDFLSDDALKIRLCQICTEVGVEFVKTSSGFGFVKGTDGKYDYQGATEHDLRLMLTHVGPNVQVKASGGIRTLDELLKLNAMGVSRIGTSSTVAIINEAYRRSGLVVPSTSVLPITELNGY; encoded by the coding sequence ATGAACCCACTCCCGATTCATGACATTGCCAAACTCATCGATCATGCCCTGTTACATCCAACCCAGACTGATGCGGAACTTCGCGCAGGTTGCCAGGTAGCATTAGCCTACAATGTGGCGTCGGTTTGTATTAAACCCTATGCCGTTTCTATGGCTGCCAAATTACTGGCGGGTTCCAGTGTTCGGGTTGGCACCGTAATCGGTTTTCCGCATGGCAGTAACGCCTTAAGCCTTAAACTGGCAGAAACCGTTCAGGCATGCCGGGATGGAGCCGTTGAGATCGATATGGTTGTTAACATTGGTAAGGCCCTGAGCAAAGACTGGTCGTATATTTCCGATGAAATACGGGCTGTTTTTTATACCTGCCAGGAATTTGGAGCCATCCTGAAAGTAATTTTCGAGACCGACTTTCTATCCGACGACGCCCTTAAAATTCGGCTTTGCCAGATCTGTACCGAAGTCGGTGTTGAGTTCGTTAAGACCTCATCGGGCTTTGGTTTCGTAAAAGGAACTGATGGCAAATATGACTACCAAGGGGCTACTGAGCATGATTTACGATTGATGCTTACGCATGTCGGGCCAAACGTTCAGGTCAAGGCTTCGGGCGGAATCCGTACGTTAGATGAGTTACTGAAGCTCAATGCAATGGGCGTTTCCCGAATCGGCACCTCCTCTACTGTGGCTATCATCAACGAAGCCTATCGGCGGTCAGGTCTGGTTGTACCCTCCACATCAGTTCTTCCAATTACCGAACTCAACGGATACTGA
- a CDS encoding peptidoglycan-binding domain-containing protein: MTLQELVANGLGVNLRDLAFDHELVGDIQSRLIKLGCLDPPIDGDFGPVSALVLRTYAKQVGILLEETISVDLAKSLLQHSEDTFIPLTLGTDFASRIVKYMQLRNFWVARLPKFLTIVYVEGADESGEPNADVFNKFNDRRVVLAIENGKPKILLNVLATTEPGKFFTDHPENPEGAARIAFDQYKSWRVGIHKADTPTAHEALVQVANVAVFRDLNQDGKRTGDKIDVGSAFGINQHSGHNASPDNIGKASAGCLVGRSTDEHKQFMKLIKTDPRFKEASNGYRYMSTVIAGDDLKNKIG; encoded by the coding sequence ATGACTTTGCAGGAACTAGTTGCGAACGGATTGGGAGTTAATCTCCGTGATTTAGCGTTCGACCATGAACTGGTCGGTGATATACAGTCACGACTGATCAAACTGGGCTGTTTGGATCCTCCAATCGACGGCGATTTTGGTCCAGTGTCTGCTCTGGTGTTGCGAACCTACGCCAAACAGGTAGGTATTCTTCTTGAGGAAACGATAAGTGTCGATTTGGCCAAATCGTTACTCCAGCACAGTGAAGATACATTTATACCGCTGACATTGGGAACTGATTTCGCCAGCCGTATTGTGAAGTATATGCAGTTACGTAATTTCTGGGTTGCCAGGCTGCCCAAATTTCTCACAATAGTCTACGTAGAAGGTGCCGATGAGAGTGGTGAACCCAACGCTGATGTGTTTAATAAATTTAATGACCGCCGGGTTGTTTTAGCGATAGAAAATGGGAAGCCTAAAATTCTACTGAACGTATTGGCAACAACAGAGCCGGGTAAATTTTTCACTGATCACCCCGAAAACCCTGAAGGAGCGGCACGAATTGCATTTGACCAGTATAAATCGTGGCGGGTAGGCATTCATAAAGCGGATACTCCAACGGCTCACGAGGCTTTGGTGCAGGTTGCTAACGTAGCTGTTTTCCGTGATTTAAATCAGGATGGCAAGCGTACCGGCGATAAGATTGATGTTGGTAGTGCGTTTGGAATCAATCAGCATTCAGGACATAATGCGAGCCCTGATAATATCGGCAAGGCCAGTGCAGGCTGTCTTGTTGGCCGATCTACTGACGAACATAAACAATTTATGAAGCTTATAAAGACTGATCCCCGCTTTAAAGAAGCCAGCAATGGCTATCGATACATGAGTACGGTCATTGCTGGCGACGATCTGAAGAATAAGATTGGTTGA
- a CDS encoding response regulator transcription factor has product MNVSLPSLPSTNPIFPNFKHRELQFLQLACSELTYVQIADKMCVSPRTVDGYREVLFERLQVKSRVGLALWAVKTGLVVL; this is encoded by the coding sequence ATGAATGTTTCTCTACCTTCTCTACCAAGTACTAATCCTATTTTTCCCAACTTTAAACATCGCGAACTTCAATTTCTCCAATTAGCCTGCTCCGAGTTAACCTATGTCCAAATTGCGGACAAAATGTGCGTCAGCCCACGCACCGTCGATGGTTATCGGGAAGTACTATTTGAGCGATTACAGGTAAAAAGCCGCGTTGGACTGGCCTTATGGGCAGTGAAAACTGGATTAGTGGTTTTGTGA